One window of the Triticum dicoccoides isolate Atlit2015 ecotype Zavitan chromosome 3B, WEW_v2.0, whole genome shotgun sequence genome contains the following:
- the LOC119278749 gene encoding eukaryotic translation initiation factor 3 subunit M-like: MATIVNTTEEEPMLAVVRSTAQLAWADAGQEVADPEVARLCAEAQQHLLAARWLDMATLILASADLLLLSPSAPDKDLECSLTVVCNLVTKAGSEDEALEIAKLICAKLTHQPANKPTLRIKVLFSLYNLLPSLSGKAMVYRKALELAAAAGKAAADCVVPTFKNIDAFVAYWGIGKPEQRELFLAVTRILKDHKGMTKDYFKFLNKYLATFDGSADDAGAIGAAKEEAAAAIVEFLKSSDLYQCDLLDMPAVAQLEKDEKYQPVYELLKIFLTQRLESYLAFQTANSTLLQGYGLVHEECITKMRLMSLLDLSVHCSGEIPYSAITKALEINDDEVEYWIVKAISSKILDCKVDQLNQLVIVSRHTARVFGMPQWQSLRSKLGVWRGNIANAINTIQANKVTEDGGQGMQGLMVR, from the exons ATGGCGACGATAGTGAACACCACGGAGGAGGAGCCGATGCTGGCGGTGGTGCGCTCCACCGCGCAGCTCGCCTGGGCCGACGCCGGCCAGGAGGTCGCCGACCCGGAGGTGGCCCGCCTCTGCGCCGAGGCGCAGCAgcacctcctcgccgcccgctGGCTCGACATGGCCACCCTCATTCTCGCCtccgccgacctcctcctcctctcccccagcGCCCCCGACAAAG ATCTCGAGTGCTCCCTGACCGTCGTCTGCAACCTCGTCACCAAGGCCGGATCCGAGGACGAGGCCCTGGAGATCGCCAAGCTCATCTGCGCCAAGCTCACCCACCAGCCGGCCAACAAGCCCACGCTGCGCATCAAAGT CCTCTTCAGCCTGTACAACCTGCTTCCGAGCCTCTCCGGCAAGGCCATGGTCTACAGGAAGGCgctcgagctcgccgccgccgctgggAAGGCCGCCGCCGACTGCGTCGTCCCCACCTTCAAGAACATCGACGCCTTTGTCGCCTACTGGGGCATCGGCAAGCCGGAGCAGAGGGAGCTCTTCCTTGCCGTCACCAGGATTCTGAAAGACCACAAGGG CATGACCAAGGACTACTTCAAGTTTCTGAACAAGTACCTGGCCACGTTCGATGGATCGGCTGATGATGCTGGTGCAATCGGTGCGGCAAAGGAAGAAGCTGCTGCAGCAATTGTTGAGTTTCTCAAGTCATCTGACCTCTATCAG TGTGACCTGCTCGATATGCCAGCTGTTGCACAGCTCGAGAAAGATGAGAAGTATCAGCCAGTTTACGAGCTACTGAAGATATTCCTTACTCAGAGGCTCGAATCCTATTTAGCGTTTCAGACTGCTAACTCTACCTTGCTGCAAGGATATG GACTGGTTCATGAGGAGTGCATAACCAAAATGCGTCTGATGTCCCTGCTTGATCTGAGTGTCCATTGTTCTGGGGAAATTCCTTACTCTGCAATTACAAAAGCCCTTGAA ATCAATGATGATGAGGTGGAATATTGGATTGTGAAAGCAATTTCATCAAAGATATTGGACTGCAAAGTTGACCAGCTTAATCAATTGGTCATTGTCAG CCGGCATACTGCGAGGGTCTTTGGGATGCCACAATGGCAGAGTTTACGTTCAAAGCTTGGAGTGTGGAGG GGAAACATTGCAAATGCTATCAACACAATCCAAGCTAACAAGGTGACTGAAGATGGCGGGCAGGGGATGCAAGGATTGATGGTCCGCTGA